A window of the Dickeya dianthicola NCPPB 453 genome harbors these coding sequences:
- the relA gene encoding GTP diphosphokinase — translation MVAVRSAHLNTEGKFVPDAWIASLGIASKTSCERLAETWRYCEERTEGHPDAMLLLWRGIEMVEILSTLSMDNDSMRAAMLFPLADANVVDEETLQETFGKNIVNLVHGVRDMDAIRQLKATQHDSMASEQVDNIRRMLLAMVEDFRCVVIKLAERIAHLREVKDAPEEERVLAAKECTNIYAPLANRLGIGQLKWELEDFCFRYLHPEEYKRIAKLLHERRIDREQYIDDFVKNLRASMTQEELKAEVYGRPKHIYSIWRKMQKKSLSFDELFDVRAVRIVVERLQDCYAALGIVHTHYRHLPDEFDDYVANPKPNGYQSIHTVVLGPGGKTLEIQIRTRQMHEDAELGVAAHWKYKEGAATSGRSGYEERIAWLRKLLAWQEEMADSDEMLDEVRSQVFDDRVYVFTPKGDVVDLPIGSTPLDFAYHIHSDIGHRCIGAKVGGRIVPFTYQLQMGDQIEVITQKQPNPSRDWLNPNLGYITTSRGRSKIHNWFRKQDRDKNILAGKQILDDELAHLGVSLKMAEKLLLPRYNINSMDELLAGIGGGDIRLNQLVNFLQSKVNQPSAEEQDREALRQLTQKFHQPAQRASAKDNGRVVVEGVGNLMHHIARCCQPIPGDDIIGFITRGRGISIHRADCEQLDDLRSHAPERIVEAVWGESYSSGYSLVVRVTANDRSGLLRDITTILANEKVNVLGVSSRSDVKQQLATIDMDIEIYNLQVLGRVLAKLNQLPDVIDARRLQGN, via the coding sequence ATGGTTGCGGTAAGAAGTGCGCATTTGAATACCGAAGGCAAATTCGTGCCGGACGCGTGGATTGCCTCCCTGGGTATCGCCAGTAAAACGTCGTGCGAACGCCTCGCCGAAACCTGGCGCTACTGCGAAGAAAGGACTGAAGGCCACCCTGATGCGATGCTGCTGTTGTGGCGCGGCATCGAGATGGTGGAAATCCTCTCCACCCTGAGCATGGATAATGACAGCATGCGCGCGGCGATGCTGTTTCCACTGGCGGACGCCAACGTGGTGGATGAAGAGACGCTGCAGGAAACCTTCGGCAAGAACATTGTTAATTTGGTGCACGGCGTGCGCGATATGGATGCGATTCGCCAGCTTAAAGCCACCCAGCACGATTCGATGGCCTCCGAACAGGTGGACAACATCCGTCGTATGCTGCTGGCGATGGTGGAAGATTTCCGTTGCGTGGTGATCAAACTGGCGGAACGTATCGCCCACCTGCGCGAAGTGAAGGATGCGCCGGAAGAAGAGCGCGTGCTGGCGGCCAAAGAGTGTACCAATATCTATGCGCCGCTGGCTAACCGGCTGGGTATCGGCCAGCTCAAGTGGGAGTTGGAAGATTTCTGCTTCCGCTATCTGCACCCGGAGGAGTACAAACGCATCGCCAAACTGCTGCACGAGCGCCGTATCGACCGCGAGCAGTACATCGATGACTTCGTCAAAAACCTGCGCGCCTCCATGACGCAAGAGGAACTGAAGGCCGAGGTGTACGGCCGGCCCAAACACATTTACAGCATCTGGCGCAAAATGCAGAAGAAATCGCTGTCGTTCGACGAGCTGTTCGACGTGCGGGCGGTGCGTATCGTGGTGGAGCGGTTGCAGGACTGCTATGCCGCGCTGGGGATCGTGCATACCCACTATCGTCACCTGCCGGATGAGTTCGACGACTATGTCGCCAACCCCAAGCCCAACGGTTATCAGTCGATCCACACCGTGGTGCTGGGGCCGGGCGGCAAGACGCTGGAAATTCAGATTCGTACCCGGCAGATGCACGAAGACGCGGAGCTGGGCGTCGCCGCACACTGGAAATACAAGGAGGGCGCCGCTACCAGCGGGCGTTCCGGTTACGAAGAGCGTATCGCCTGGCTGCGTAAATTGCTGGCCTGGCAGGAAGAAATGGCCGACTCGGACGAAATGCTCGACGAAGTGCGCAGCCAGGTGTTCGACGACCGCGTCTACGTGTTTACCCCCAAGGGCGATGTGGTGGATTTGCCGATTGGTTCCACGCCGCTGGATTTCGCCTATCACATCCACAGCGATATCGGCCACCGTTGCATCGGCGCCAAGGTCGGCGGGCGTATCGTGCCGTTCACCTACCAGTTGCAGATGGGCGACCAGATAGAGGTCATCACCCAGAAGCAGCCGAACCCAAGCCGCGACTGGTTGAATCCTAACCTGGGGTATATCACCACCAGCCGCGGGCGGTCCAAAATCCACAACTGGTTCCGCAAGCAGGACAGGGACAAAAATATTCTGGCGGGCAAACAGATTCTGGATGACGAACTGGCGCATCTCGGCGTGAGCCTGAAGATGGCGGAAAAACTGCTGTTGCCGCGTTACAACATCAATTCGATGGATGAATTGCTGGCGGGCATCGGCGGCGGCGATATCCGCCTTAATCAGTTGGTTAACTTCCTGCAGTCGAAGGTGAACCAGCCGAGCGCGGAAGAGCAGGATCGCGAAGCGCTGCGCCAGTTGACGCAGAAATTCCATCAGCCGGCCCAGCGCGCCAGCGCCAAAGACAACGGCCGGGTAGTGGTGGAAGGCGTCGGTAACCTGATGCATCACATCGCCCGTTGCTGCCAGCCGATTCCGGGCGATGATATTATCGGCTTCATCACCCGCGGACGCGGCATCTCCATTCACCGCGCGGACTGCGAACAGCTCGACGACCTGCGCAGCCATGCGCCGGAGCGCATTGTCGAAGCGGTATGGGGCGAAAGCTACTCCAGCGGTTATTCGCTGGTAGTACGGGTGACCGCCAACGATCGCAGCGGCCTGTTGCGCGATATCACCACCATTCTGGCCAACGAAAAGGTCAATGTGTTGGGGGTTTCCAGCCGCAGCGACGTGAAACAGCAGCTCGCCACCATCGACATGGACATCGAGATCTACAACCTGCAGGTGCTGGGCCGGGTGCTGGCCAAGCTCAATCAACTGCCGGATGTGATTGATGCCCGGCGGTTGCAGGGCAATTGA